Below is a genomic region from Drosophila kikkawai strain 14028-0561.14 chromosome X, DkikHiC1v2, whole genome shotgun sequence.
AATCGAAATCGAGAGAAGAGAGTGTGCTTATGGTCTCTAGGTAGCAATGGAATGTAAAGATCTGGATCTGAGGGGTCTACTAGAGGTTCTACAATTTCTAAACTAAACTCTTTCGGAGCTAAGGTCCCTCCTGAAGGCTTTCAATTTGGactttaaatgtttattaatcgATTTACCAATGTTTAGTCGGGCTTATAGTTGTTTAACTCTGAGTTTAGGTTAACGATcagttaaatttaatatttaaacggCACTTTAACGGAGGGTTAAGTGATAACAGGAAGTGTAAACCTTTTCTAACTTTAACCTGCACTTTAACTAGATGTCAATTGATAACAGGATCTCAGAACCGTTTCTAACTTTAACTTATTCTTGATCTTCCAAATGGGGCCTCTAATCTTACCGCAGAAATCATAATCACTAGATTTAAACGTCACTTTAACCTTTGGTCAATTGATAACAGGAACTCAAGCCTTTCCTAACTTAATGCTCTCCTTGATCTTTGCAAAAAGTGCCTCTAATGGTAATCTCTGGATATAcacaatacaaatattatttaattgtaatatttacAGAGGTCTCCGCTTAAAACtaagttaaaaaacaaaacaaaaaaaaaaaaaagaagttaaGAAAATCCCAGTAACCCAGAAGAAGCCGGTTCAATAGACCCGCGGCTTGATGCCAACGTTAATACCCGTGGTGGAGCGCAAGATAAGATTCAGCACTGGCTTGACCTCAGCACCCAAAGGCAGCAGCTCAAAGTGGCGCAGCATCTTGCTGACGGTGCTCTTCATCTCCAGCATGGCGAACTTCTGGCCAATGCAGTTCCTCGGCCCCGCCGAGAACGGTGTGTAGGCAAATGGATTGATCTCTCCCTTGCGCTCCAGGCTAAAGCGTTCCGGGATAAACTTTTCCGGCTCGGGGAAAAAGTCCGGATCGCGGTGGGCGTGGTAAATGAGGATGATAACATCGGAGTTGGCGGGTATGAGCTTGCCATCTGCCAAGGGAATAAAGATGCGCGCGGGTTAGTCAAGTGGCTATTTAAGAGCCTGGATTCGATCTTACCCAGAACGGTGTCCTCGGTGATGTGGCGTCCGATTATTGGCACCGAGGGAAACAGACGCAGCGACTCCTTGATCACACACTCCAGGTACTTCAGCTCACCCAGGATCTTCATGTCGACGGGCGTCGACTTGTCATCGCCAATGACATCCCGTATCTCCTGAAAGACACGCGCCTGGACCTCCGGATGCCGCGACAGCAGATAGCAGGTGAAGGCaatgctgctggtggtggtgtcgTGACCCTCGAACATAAATGTGTCCACCTCCTCGGCGATATCCTCATTGGTCAGCGGCGCCCCATCGATGGTGGATTGCAGCAAAACATCCAGCAGGGCCATGCGACGCTTCTGGCCCACATCTTCCATCAGggaggcggcggtggcatCGTAACTGCCATCGGCCAAAGCCTTCTGGAGCAGATCCCGTCGTTC
It encodes:
- the LOC108083427 gene encoding probable cytochrome P450 4d14 yields the protein MYLELIALVLTVLYVYDYLRNRHHNRMYAEAGITGPRRYPLVGNAPMLLNESPKTVFDLQWRLIKEFGKNIQIQILGDRGFMTADPKMIEAIMSSQQTIQKNNLYGLLVNWLGDGLLLSTGKKWFRRRKVITPAFHFKILEDFVEVFDQQSATMAEKLYDRADGKTVINMFPVACLCAMDIIAETAMGVKINAQLQPDFPYVKSVKTASEMFADRLMNPLQRLDPTMRLFYPKLFAKLNRNVKAMQDFTNSVITERRDLLQKALADGSYDATAASLMEDVGQKRRMALLDVLLQSTIDGAPLTNEDIAEEVDTFMFEGHDTTTSSIAFTCYLLSRHPEVQARVFQEIRDVIGDDKSTPVDMKILGELKYLECVIKESLRLFPSVPIIGRHITEDTVLDGKLIPANSDVIILIYHAHRDPDFFPEPEKFIPERFSLERKGEINPFAYTPFSAGPRNCIGQKFAMLEMKSTVSKMLRHFELLPLGAEVKPVLNLILRSTTGINVGIKPRVY